In the genome of Fibrobacter sp., one region contains:
- a CDS encoding RimK family protein, whose amino-acid sequence MKKLIVVYNPKNWKLNVPGVEVVSAQDYLISQKYNSDRNTRVFNLCRDYSYQSKGYYVSLLAEARGHKVIPGVKNMRDFKTTAVIKHISDEIDNLIQKSLHKLTGTEFVLSIYFGQNVSPQYLELSQELYRLFQAPLLRAKFIFKQKWFIQSIRPICVDEIPETHMELVNKFAQEYFEKNRYATSKEEDYLYDLAILTNPEEKEPPSNAQAIQNFIKAAEETGFRVELITRKDYHRVGEFDALFIRETTNVNHYTYSFARRAQSLGIAVIDDPDSILRCSNKVYLQELMQAAKIHTPKTIIAHSENRHTLAKEIGFPMVLKSPDSSFSMGVKKVTNNEELEDTLNKMFATSDLLIAQEFTPTDFDWRIGVLDGKPLYACKYYMAKDHWQIYNWASEDKDEICGMFDCLPIENVPHGVVKTALKICSMIGNGLYGVDLKEWNGLPIVVEVNDNPSIDAGIEDQVGKRKIYAAIMRSLRHRIEDRLNAAQQKLLQHERAFYL is encoded by the coding sequence ATGAAAAAATTAATTGTTGTTTATAACCCGAAGAATTGGAAGCTTAATGTACCCGGCGTAGAAGTTGTTTCTGCCCAGGACTACCTTATTTCCCAAAAGTACAACAGTGACCGTAATACCCGTGTTTTCAACCTCTGCAGGGATTATAGTTACCAGAGCAAGGGCTACTATGTGTCCCTCTTGGCGGAAGCCCGTGGCCACAAGGTGATTCCTGGTGTCAAGAATATGCGTGATTTCAAGACCACTGCGGTGATCAAGCATATTTCCGACGAAATCGACAACTTGATTCAGAAGAGTCTACATAAGTTGACAGGAACCGAGTTCGTCCTGAGTATTTATTTCGGCCAGAATGTGAGCCCCCAGTACTTGGAACTTTCCCAGGAACTTTACCGTCTGTTCCAGGCGCCCCTTCTTCGTGCCAAATTCATCTTTAAGCAGAAATGGTTCATTCAGAGCATTCGCCCCATTTGCGTGGATGAAATTCCGGAAACCCACATGGAACTGGTGAACAAGTTCGCCCAAGAATACTTCGAAAAGAATCGTTACGCCACCAGCAAGGAAGAAGACTACTTGTATGACTTGGCCATTCTTACGAATCCTGAAGAAAAGGAGCCGCCCAGTAACGCCCAGGCTATCCAGAACTTCATCAAGGCCGCCGAAGAAACGGGTTTCCGTGTGGAACTGATTACCCGTAAGGATTACCACCGCGTCGGTGAATTTGACGCTCTGTTCATTCGCGAAACCACCAACGTCAATCATTACACTTACAGTTTTGCCCGCCGCGCACAATCCTTGGGTATCGCTGTCATCGATGATCCGGATAGCATCCTCCGCTGTTCCAACAAGGTGTACCTTCAGGAACTGATGCAGGCTGCAAAAATCCATACGCCAAAGACCATTATCGCCCATTCCGAAAATCGACACACCTTGGCCAAGGAAATCGGGTTTCCTATGGTGCTGAAGTCTCCGGATTCCAGTTTTTCCATGGGCGTGAAGAAGGTGACCAACAACGAGGAACTGGAAGATACGCTGAACAAGATGTTCGCGACCAGCGACCTTTTGATTGCCCAGGAATTTACCCCCACGGATTTTGACTGGCGCATTGGCGTGCTGGACGGAAAGCCTCTTTATGCCTGCAAATACTACATGGCAAAGGACCACTGGCAAATCTATAACTGGGCCAGCGAGGACAAGGATGAAATTTGCGGCATGTTCGACTGTCTGCCGATTGAAAATGTGCCTCATGGCGTTGTAAAGACTGCGCTTAAAATCTGCAGCATGATTGGCAACGGCTTGTATGGCGTGGATCTTAAGGAATGGAACGGACTCCCCATTGTAGTAGAAGTCAACGATAACCCCAGTATCGACGCGGGGATTGAAGATCAGGTCGGTAAAAGAAAAATCTACGCTGCCATCATGCGTTCCTTGCGCCACCGCATCGAAGACCGCCTGAACGCAGCCCAACAAAAACTACTTCAACACGAGAGAGCATTCTATCTATGA
- a CDS encoding peptidase-C39 like family protein, translating to MDIKILPQPDDVTCGPTSLHAVYAHLGLNLSLQQLISEIEFLEEGGTLGVFLGIDALKRGFKVTIYSYNLKIFDPSWSGLKMPELRAKLVQLHKAKHAPKLKKAIEAYIRFIDLGGTVATADLRATMFEKYFKKNVPVLCGLSATYLYGCKREYTNENNRSVFDDIIGDPCGHFVVLYGLDEKKQFLVADPDCANPLCGGPYYKVDKFRLVHSILLGVMTYDGNVLVVEK from the coding sequence ATGGACATCAAGATTCTGCCGCAGCCAGATGACGTGACCTGCGGCCCCACGAGCCTCCACGCGGTCTATGCGCATCTTGGCTTAAACCTTTCCCTTCAACAACTCATCTCTGAAATCGAATTCCTTGAAGAAGGTGGTACCCTTGGGGTGTTCCTGGGTATCGACGCCCTGAAGCGGGGCTTTAAGGTTACCATCTATTCTTACAATCTCAAGATTTTCGACCCCAGCTGGAGCGGCCTCAAGATGCCGGAGTTGCGCGCAAAGCTCGTGCAGCTCCACAAGGCGAAGCATGCTCCAAAACTGAAGAAGGCTATCGAAGCCTATATTCGCTTTATTGACCTGGGTGGCACCGTGGCAACCGCTGACTTGCGGGCGACCATGTTCGAGAAGTATTTCAAGAAGAACGTTCCTGTTCTTTGCGGACTTTCGGCCACGTACCTCTACGGTTGCAAGCGGGAATACACCAACGAAAACAACCGCTCTGTGTTTGATGATATCATCGGGGATCCTTGCGGCCATTTCGTAGTGCTGTACGGCCTTGATGAAAAGAAACAGTTCCTGGTGGCGGATCCGGACTGCGCAAATCCTCTTTGCGGCGGCCCTTACTACAAGGTGGATAAGTTCCGACTGGTCCACAGTATTCTCCTTGGCGTCATGACCTACGACGGCAATGTTCTTGTAGTAGAAAAGTGA